CCCTTTAAAATATTAATTTAATGTGAGATATAAACTTTTATGTGTATTCCACTTTTTATCTATGATCCCAATTTTTTTATGATCTTCTCGTAAATCCAAAAACATCATCATATGCTGCTGGAATAGACGTCTTTTACCGCCTTAAGATCACGCAGTGCAAGGTATGGATCGAATGGGACAGGAGAATCGTCAAGCACGCTCTTCAAAAAACCAGAAACTTCGTCAAAGAATATGTCATGTTTACCCAGATCAATTAACGAACCGTTGAGTATAGGATCACCATATGCACGTTTCCCCTTTGGTGTTTCGAAATTGTTTGGTTTGGTAGTAATATCCTCAACTATGCTCCCTTCGGTTCCCACTATCTCAAATGATGGTAACAACGGCGGGTAGGGATAACCCCATGAATAGAAAAATACCCCGTTTGATCCGTTCCTGAACTTAAATAACGCCTCGACCGTGTCCGGTTCCTCTATCGATGGTACAGACTTATAAAAGTTTGAACGAATGGATACATATTCGCCGCTAAGATTCAGCAACGTATCGATAAAATGTATGCCGCCATCGATCAGTGGCCCACCGCCCATTATTGAGGCCTGCGATCTCCATCCATGCCAGTTGTATTTCCTCTGATCCCTTATTATTATTGTATGCGCTGATCCGATCTTTCCAGAATCCATGAATTCTTTAGCTTTCCACACACTTGGATCGAAATAATACTGATCCGCAACCATCAATTTTCTTCTATATTCCTCGGAGGATCTTATCATTTCCTGCGCGTCTTTGATCTCTGTAGCTATTGGCTTTTCCACCAGTACATGCTTCCCCAAACTCAAGGATCGAATCGTAACATCCTTGTGGAGGTTGTGTGGAAGAACAAGATCGAATATCTCCGCATCCGATTTGAATGCCTCTTCAAGAGATCCATATACCTTTTTTATGTCGTACTTGCCTTTCAACTCATTTACTATATCCATCTTTCTCTCAGTTATCTCTATATCAATATCCGCCTTTGACCATGCTTCAATATGTCGTTTTCCAAATCCATTAAGGCCAATTATATTAACTTTCAAAATCAATCCCTCTGACGTCTAGTTAGATTAACTACAACTAACTTTGCTTAATATACTTTTCATAGAGATACTAGGAAGTCCAAGCCAGCTACCTCTCGCTAAAAGCTCAGAGCTTGCAGCTGGGTGGATCAGATGAGCGAAAATAACACGCGTCACAATAGGCTGGCTGACTACAGCCCCGTCCCTGATATTGAGGGATGCAACGAAATCTGCCTCTCCCTCAAACCCACAGGAAACCCATCTGAAACTGGATAGTTCAGGTCTGTTCCTTTTACCTATGGTGTGACATACAGGGCATTCCCTGCTGGAATTATACGGATCAATGACGATGACTGTAACGCTTATTTCCTTTGCCGTGTATCCGAAGAACTTACTTGTTTTCCATTGGGGAAGTCCGTGTATCTCATGTCCGAAGAAAGAGTTTTATTGCTTCTATCAAACACCTAACCTTTCTATAAATATTGTAAGATCTGCTTGTTCCATCCTTCACAGCTTTGAAATTCCTTTCAACGGTTATCTCAGAAATATTTTTTAATTGAATAATGATAGAGATATTGTATAAGAAATGATGTTACAAATGCATAATAGAATAATATCGTTCAATCTTGTATCATTTCATTAAAATATCGATATTATGGGAGTGCTGATCGATTTGAACATACGACGTGTGGTGCTTGATGTTGACAAGGGCCTGAACAGGCCAACGTTGGTTGAACTTGCTGCCGCGATAGAAAGAGTGCAGGGAGTAGAGGCAGTCAATATAATAGTGACGGAAATGGATATGGAAACTATGGGCACAAATATAACCGTGGAAGGTACAAATATAAACTACGATGAACTGATAGAAACTATTGAAAACACTGGATCTGCCATACATTCAGTTGATGAAATTGCTGTGGGCAAAAGGCTAATAGAAAACGTGAGGAGAAATCAGAATTGAGAGGGCGCATTCTCTTTTCCATAACACTTGGGCTCTCCGATGGAATAATAACATCACTTATGATAGCTGCAGCAGCGCTCTCTTCTACCGTTTCCATAGGGCTGATCGAAGCCTTAAGGATTGGCGCTGGTTCGGCCATAGTGGGAAGTTTCAGTTTCTTCATAGCCGAGTACGCCAGATTGCGTGGTGAAATATCACGGATGTCAAGACAGCTAGCCATGGAGTCGCCGAGGAAACTCATGAGAAGCCACATCGGCATTGAAATAACTGAGGAAGCCGTGGAGGGTACTGCAATTGCTGGGCTTTCTGGTTTTCTAGGTTCAATGATCCCCCTGGCCTCTGATGCGTTATTTCCTGGATTGCATGCACTTCCATTTATAGCAGCTACAGTTGCGCTTGCCTTTCTAGGCATAGGTCTTGCAAGGTCAATTTCAGGTCATTATGCTATATGGGCAGTCGGCATGTCTGCCGTCGGCATAATAATGTCCTATATAGGCATACTTCTGCACATAGTCTCATGAGTAATTGTATCGAAGCTCAGAGGCTTCAAAATGTCATATCTCCATAAATAACTTTAATTATAATTATGGCTATGGGATTTGGTGATAACGGACATACTCACCCAGATCTTGATACTGCTCTCCGTTTCTATGCTGCTGGGCGTTGTACTTGATAAATTCAAAATTCCAGAGGTTGTCGCATATATCGTCTCCGGTGTGATAGTCGGTGCAGGTGTCCTGAAGATTATATTACCCTCACCCACGATATCAGACATAGAGAGCATCTCGCTCTTCTTCATAATCCTGTCCATAGGGGTGGAGGCAAATACTGAGTACATATATGGAAATCTGAGGAGATCCATAATATTCACCATCTCAGGTTTTGTTATACCGATGATACTCGGATTGATCATACTCAACATGATCACCCCATTTGGTGTGATTTCTTCATTTGTTGTATCATTGTCGGTTAGTGTTCCTTCAATCTCGATAATATCGGTTCTGTTGATGAGATACAATCTCCTCAAAGTGAATGGAGGGAGACTTATCCTTTCAGCAGTTGTTCTCACCGATATACTGGCCTTTATAATGCTTTCAGCCACAACGGAAAATATGTACAGAGTGATCGAATCGCTCGGTTTTGTGGTATTATTCTTCTTTGCAATAGCGGTATTCGATATTCTGATAAGGAGAAGGGCGATAGGAATAATAAAATGGATTGAAGAAAAGGAGGAAAGCACGAACATGGAGTACCTGCTCTTCTCTATCGTTATAATAGCCGGATTGCTTGTATCAATCATATTTGAGGCTATCGGCATAACCTATGTGCTTGGATCTTTCTTTGCGGGTATACTCATACATGAGGCCTCAGTCGGTGAAAAATACCACAGAATGCTGGTTAATACTCTGAAGCGGATAAATGACTCGTTCTTCATCCCGCTGTTCTTTTCCATAGCTGGACTAAGTGTTGTCTTTCCACATCTGGATCTGTTCATCATCTTTCTGCCGGCACTTATTGTCATAATAGCCTCAGGCACGGCTCTTAACTATCTGATGTCCAAGAGATTCATAAAGAGCATAACACCATTGACAACGATGTCTGTGCTGGGCGGAAGAGGTGCAGTTGGCGTCATTATAGCCGCAATAGCTTACGACACCGGCATAATAACATCGACCGAATATTCACTTGCGATACTAGGAACAGTTCTGATTTCATTGATAATAACGCCATTGATCTCACTTGCTGTATCAGGTAACAAAAATGCGGGAACCAGCAGCCAGTCAGGTACCTGAACTGTTGCAAGGCACTTCGTCTTTATCAAGGCCAGAACATATAATGTTTCTTGAATAAAATTTTACTTAATACCGTTTTTCAATTAAAAAGGCCAAATCATGATGGGTTTATCATTTTTATAATTTATAAGAGAAAAAGTTAATTAATACGCCAATGTTTCATATATATGGAAGGATTAGAAGACGCCGATGGTTATCCAACCGAGTCGAGGATCATAATTACCTTGAAGAAGCATGACGGATTATCTCTTCAGGACCTGTCAGATCAACTCGGATTATCAAAGATGGCCATACTCAAGCATATTCAAGTTTTGGAGAACAGACATATTGTGGAAAGAAGGATCATGAAAGGCGAAATAGGTCGACCATTCTATAGGTTCTATCTTCTAACGGAATCTTCAAGCGCATTTGGTTCCGCAGGAGATCGGATATTGAATGAACTGATAGAATTTCTTGCCGAAACAGGCAACAGGGATCTGGTGATCAGATTCCTAGAAAATAGGTATGATGAGATAAAAAGATCTTACATTCGGAAACTGGGTAACATGAAAGAAGATTCAAGGGTTGAAGGACTGGTAAAGCTACGTTATGAAGAAAATTACGTGCCTGAACTGAAGAAGACTGGTAATTCCAAATACGAGCTGTCTGAATACAATTGCCCCATATTCACCATTGCCCAAAGATTCGGCGAGGCCTGTTCACTGGAATGCAGCCTATTCGAATCCGTGCTGGGTATGAAGGTCGTTTCTACACACACGCAGGTCAATGGACACGGTGCCTGCCGATTCATAATAAGTAAAGAGAAATCAGTTTCGTGAGCTACTCCTCAGCTCAAGCTTCGGATCTTCCTGCTTCAACGATCAAACTCGATCCACATACTGCCAGATCGCAGTTTCCCGTCATTGGAAACTTTCTTTCGGATCACGTCTGGAAGAAGGGTTACGGAGGTTGCGATCTCCACAGGCGTATATTCGGATCTCAGCGATTTTACTAAAGTATCATCCACTTGGTTTTCATGGATGATAAAAGAGAATATGGGAAGACGATCTATAGATATTCCCATTGA
The genomic region above belongs to Thermoplasma sp. Kam2015 and contains:
- a CDS encoding cation:proton antiporter, with amino-acid sequence MITDILTQILILLSVSMLLGVVLDKFKIPEVVAYIVSGVIVGAGVLKIILPSPTISDIESISLFFIILSIGVEANTEYIYGNLRRSIIFTISGFVIPMILGLIILNMITPFGVISSFVVSLSVSVPSISIISVLLMRYNLLKVNGGRLILSAVVLTDILAFIMLSATTENMYRVIESLGFVVLFFFAIAVFDILIRRRAIGIIKWIEEKEESTNMEYLLFSIVIIAGLLVSIIFEAIGITYVLGSFFAGILIHEASVGEKYHRMLVNTLKRINDSFFIPLFFSIAGLSVVFPHLDLFIIFLPALIVIIASGTALNYLMSKRFIKSITPLTTMSVLGGRGAVGVIIAAIAYDTGIITSTEYSLAILGTVLISLIITPLISLAVSGNKNAGTSSQSGT
- a CDS encoding metalloregulator ArsR/SmtB family transcription factor, translated to MEGLEDADGYPTESRIIITLKKHDGLSLQDLSDQLGLSKMAILKHIQVLENRHIVERRIMKGEIGRPFYRFYLLTESSSAFGSAGDRILNELIEFLAETGNRDLVIRFLENRYDEIKRSYIRKLGNMKEDSRVEGLVKLRYEENYVPELKKTGNSKYELSEYNCPIFTIAQRFGEACSLECSLFESVLGMKVVSTHTQVNGHGACRFIISKEKSVS
- a CDS encoding DUF211 domain-containing protein → MGVLIDLNIRRVVLDVDKGLNRPTLVELAAAIERVQGVEAVNIIVTEMDMETMGTNITVEGTNINYDELIETIENTGSAIHSVDEIAVGKRLIENVRRNQN
- a CDS encoding zinc ribbon domain-containing protein, with amino-acid sequence MHGLPQWKTSKFFGYTAKEISVTVIVIDPYNSSRECPVCHTIGKRNRPELSSFRWVSCGFEGEADFVASLNIRDGAVVSQPIVTRVIFAHLIHPAASSELLARGSWLGLPSISMKSILSKVSCS
- a CDS encoding Gfo/Idh/MocA family protein, with amino-acid sequence MKVNIIGLNGFGKRHIEAWSKADIDIEITERKMDIVNELKGKYDIKKVYGSLEEAFKSDAEIFDLVLPHNLHKDVTIRSLSLGKHVLVEKPIATEIKDAQEMIRSSEEYRRKLMVADQYYFDPSVWKAKEFMDSGKIGSAHTIIIRDQRKYNWHGWRSQASIMGGGPLIDGGIHFIDTLLNLSGEYVSIRSNFYKSVPSIEEPDTVEALFKFRNGSNGVFFYSWGYPYPPLLPSFEIVGTEGSIVEDITTKPNNFETPKGKRAYGDPILNGSLIDLGKHDIFFDEVSGFLKSVLDDSPVPFDPYLALRDLKAVKDVYSSSI